ATTGAGAGAAAGGGCATAGTTGTACAATTGCAGCGCGCGATGATGGTTCCCCATTTCACTGTAACAGTGTGCTACTTCGGCAATGACCCCGGTATGCGCACTGTGTTTTTCCAATACCTTTTCATAGTAGGGGAGTGCCTGTACAAAATTGCGCTCCGCCCTGTATGACACACCTGTGAGCCAGAGTGTGTTCACATGGTTCGGGTCTATATGCAGGATATGCTGACAAAGGGTACGGCACTTTTTACCTTCATTATATTGCAGGCAGGACTGCGCTTCCCTGAAGTATTTTTCGATGATGTGTTTCTTCTTTTTAGCACTGTACAACCAGTGGAGGAGAGGATAATACCTGGCGGTAAATGGCAACCTGATGCTGGGTGTATGCAGCGGTATTTCCCCATCGATATTCCTGTCTGCCTTCAGTATGTCTATGTACGAGGCATACACAATACCTAAAGATTGCAGTTTATATTGACAGCGGTTTTCTATCGTTAAGATGGAGAGAATGATGTGTTGCGGATTTAAATGTTTGTCTCCCAATCGTTTCTGATAAAAGACGGCATTTTCCAGCATTCTTTCCGCTTCAGCAGTGAGGGGCAGGGTATCCTTGTGAGGATGCTCCCCGGCTTTTTCCCATGAAAGGGTTTTGAGCCAAAAGATCATTTTCTCGCGATCGGGGGTATCGATGGCGATATCGGTCGTGCAGGTTTCGAGGATGCCTAAAAGGAGTAATTGACTATCAATATAATAGAGATTCCGTTCCAGAGAAAACTTTCTGGCATAGGCAAACACGGCTGATAATTCATAGGACGGCGCAAGCATTCATTCAAAGCTTTGAGTACATATCAAATTTAAAATAAATGAGGCATATTTGGAACCGCTTTATAATTGCAGCAAACCGTATTTATATAAGGTATTGATTGGCTTATTGTCCCAGAACAATTCAAAGTCTTCCAGTCCGGCAGCCGTATAATGGTCCATTACTTCTTTTAGTGTATAGGTCTTGCTGTTCCGCACAGACAGCTGTTCCAGCATACCTGCCAGCCATTGGCCTTTGTCAGGGTCTACGCTGATGGTATGTTTATCTTTTTTACCCTGGAAAGTGAGGAGGGCTATTTCCCAGGTGGCCCCTTTCTTGGATTTAGTCATGGTTTCTACGGATGGCGTTTTGCCCAGCCATACTATTTTAGCAGTAGGTTTGGCAGTGGCCAGTTCGTTTTCTTCCAGCGCTTTCACAATATAGTCAGGCGCTACTTTTGTCTTTGGCACTTTGAACTCAAACCACTTTTGCAGTGGATCGGTCAGACAGATGCCGTGCATAAAGTTCAGCAGTGATTTCTTCAATCCAAAGCTAAAGGTTTCATGTTCTGCACCTGTTTCATCAATGTGAATGATATCGTTATTTGCAAATGAGCCGATGGCATCGCTTTCCTTTTTCACACTGAATTTCTCCGGTTCCAGACCTACAGGGCTATGTGCAGTCATGGTGAACTGATGCCAGAAAGCAGATTGTAAGATGCCTGCCTGGAACATCTGGCGCACCATTTCCAGCGAGTCGATAGTTTCCTGTGCAGTTTGAGTAGGAAAGCCGTACATGAGATAAGCATGTACCATCACGCCTGCCTCTGTAAAGTGTTTATTCACCTGCGCTACCTGTGCTACGGTGATACCTTTCTGGATAAGCGCCAGCAACCTGTCCGATGCTACTTCCAGGCCACCGGATACCGCAATTAAACCGCTCTCTTTCAACAATTGACAAAGGTCGCGGGTAAAGCTTTTTTCAAAGCGGATATTCGTCCACCAGCTTACATTCAGTTTCCTTTTTATAATTTCCAGTGCCAGTGCGCGCATCAGGGCAGGAGGTGCGGCTTCGTCTACAAAGTGAAAACCGTTTTGCCCTGTCTGCGCTATGATCTCTTCCATCCGGTCACAAAGCATGGCAGCTGCGATAGGTTCGTATACACGAATGTAATCGAGCGAGATATCGCAGAAGGTACACTTGCCCCAATAGCAGCCATGGGCCATGGTCAGCTTGTTCCAGCGGCCATCGCTCCACATACGGTGCATGGGGTTCACTACTTCAATCGCAGAGATATATTGATCTAACAGGAAGTCGCTGTAATCCGGCGTACCTACCTGTGATTGTTTATAATCCTTACAACTGGCGTTGTTGATATAGGTAACCTTGTCGTCTACCAGGGTGAAGGTGCGCTTCAGGTCAGCAGTGGGCGTACCATTGATGTGGGCAATGAGTTGTTCAATCGGCGCTTCACCATCGTCCAGGGAAACGAAGTCGTAGAATTCAAATACCCTTGGATCGCTGAGTGAACGCAGCTCTGTATTGGCGAAACCACCACCCATGGCTACTTTTACCTGTGGATAGTGTTTCTTGACCCACTGTCCGCAGCGGAGGCTGGTGTACAGGTTGCCGGGAAAAGGAACGGAAATAGCCACCAATTGTGGTTGTTCCCTTTCCATGTGTTTGCTGAGGAGGTCGATCAGGATATGGTCGATATAAGTATATTCCTGTTGGAGGGCGGTGTACAGTTCGTCGAAGCTATTGGCCGATCGGCCCAGTTTTTCGGCATAGCGGCTAAAGCCGAAGTGCTCATCCACACATTCCATGATGAGGTCGGAGAGGTCTTCCAGGTACAGGGTGGCCAGGTGTTTGGCTTTGTCCTGGTTACCCATGGAGCCAAATGCCCAGTCGAGGTCTTCGAGTTGGGCAAAGCGGCTGGCTTCGGGGAGGAAATCCCTTTTGCACACGCGATGGGAGAGGGTAGGGTTCTTGCCTTGCAAAAATGCGATCACATCGTCGATCGTGGCGATATAGTCGTCCTGCAGGGCAATGATGCGGCTGATATTTTCTGAATGAGGGATCTCCAGCTGGTTGATATGGGCAAAAAGCTTTTCCAGACCTTGTTTGGAAAACAGGGCCACGATGACTTCTATGCCAAGGTCAGCCTGAAAGGAGGAGAC
This Chitinophaga sancti DNA region includes the following protein-coding sequences:
- a CDS encoding tetratricopeptide repeat protein, which encodes MLAPSYELSAVFAYARKFSLERNLYYIDSQLLLLGILETCTTDIAIDTPDREKMIFWLKTLSWEKAGEHPHKDTLPLTAEAERMLENAVFYQKRLGDKHLNPQHIILSILTIENRCQYKLQSLGIVYASYIDILKADRNIDGEIPLHTPSIRLPFTARYYPLLHWLYSAKKKKHIIEKYFREAQSCLQYNEGKKCRTLCQHILHIDPNHVNTLWLTGVSYRAERNFVQALPYYEKVLEKHSAHTGVIAEVAHCYSEMGNHHRALQLYNYALSLNPGSSELLNSIGFTCIHMQLFVEAISYFDQAIAYDETCAFAYNNKGYVLMRLGHPVQAEELMYRSLQYNKGNAYAYRNLGILYTKQKNIAAARDMLLTAKRYYFNRKYGNEVDELLRKLPAYETV
- a CDS encoding B12-binding domain-containing radical SAM protein — its product is MSAVFLITPPFTQLNTPYPATAYLKGFLNTKGVSSFQADLGIEVIVALFSKQGLEKLFAHINQLEIPHSENISRIIALQDDYIATIDDVIAFLQGKNPTLSHRVCKRDFLPEASRFAQLEDLDWAFGSMGNQDKAKHLATLYLEDLSDLIMECVDEHFGFSRYAEKLGRSANSFDELYTALQQEYTYIDHILIDLLSKHMEREQPQLVAISVPFPGNLYTSLRCGQWVKKHYPQVKVAMGGGFANTELRSLSDPRVFEFYDFVSLDDGEAPIEQLIAHINGTPTADLKRTFTLVDDKVTYINNASCKDYKQSQVGTPDYSDFLLDQYISAIEVVNPMHRMWSDGRWNKLTMAHGCYWGKCTFCDISLDYIRVYEPIAAAMLCDRMEEIIAQTGQNGFHFVDEAAPPALMRALALEIIKRKLNVSWWTNIRFEKSFTRDLCQLLKESGLIAVSGGLEVASDRLLALIQKGITVAQVAQVNKHFTEAGVMVHAYLMYGFPTQTAQETIDSLEMVRQMFQAGILQSAFWHQFTMTAHSPVGLEPEKFSVKKESDAIGSFANNDIIHIDETGAEHETFSFGLKKSLLNFMHGICLTDPLQKWFEFKVPKTKVAPDYIVKALEENELATAKPTAKIVWLGKTPSVETMTKSKKGATWEIALLTFQGKKDKHTISVDPDKGQWLAGMLEQLSVRNSKTYTLKEVMDHYTAAGLEDFELFWDNKPINTLYKYGLLQL